Proteins from one Pagrus major chromosome 1, Pma_NU_1.0 genomic window:
- the LOC141002152 gene encoding probable ATP-dependent RNA helicase DDX17 — translation MRGGSSYGDRDRDRDRGRDRPRFGAMSGRSGPPPMKFGNPGERLRKKRWNLDDLPKFEKNFYTEHPDIQRMSQYEMEEYRRKKEITIRGSGCSKAITAFHQAQFPQYVMDVLMHQNFKEPTAIQSQGFPVALSGRDMVGIAQTGSGKTLAYLLPAIVHINHQPYLERGDGPICLVLAPTRELAQQVQQVAYEYGKSSRIKSTCVYGGAPKGPQIRDLERGVEICIATPGRLIDFLESGKTNLRRCTYLVLDEADRMLDMGFEPQIRKIVEQIRPDRQTLMWSATWPKEVRQLAEDFLKDYIQINIGALELSANHNILQIVDVCMETEKDNKLFQLMEEIMAEKENKTIIFVETKKRCDDLTRRMRRDGWPAMCIHGDKSQPERDWVLTEFRSGKAPILIATDVASRGLDVEDVKFVINYDYPSSSEDYVHRIGRTARSTNKGTAYTFFTPGNLRQARDLVRVLAEARQAINPKLLQLVDSGRGGGGGGGRMRYRGSSSNNPNLMYQEECDRRMRPGGGGSSKDSRGGFNRDSRNSRDGDRSTSSSSSSYRDRSRDRRNSYNSGSDQYQSYGSSGGYNSRSGGQSGGGGGQNQPSQPQGQFGQPPPPGPPSAGGPQPLMAQQFAPTQPPLMGFMGQPPYPFASPPPPPPGPPPPRK, via the exons ATGAGAGGGGGCTCCTCCtatggagacagagacagggacagggacCGTGGAAGAGACAG GCCACGGTTTGGGGCCATGAGCGGTCGCAGTGGGCCCCCACCAATGAAGTTTGGGAATCCAGGCGAGCGTCTCCGCAAGAAGAGGTGGAACCTAGACGATCTCCCAAAATTTGAGAAAAACTTCTACACTGAACACCCTGACATCCAACGCATGAGCCAG TATGAAATGGAAGAGTATCGCAGGAAGAAGGAGATCACCATCAGAGGCTCTGGCTGCTCAAAGGCGATCACTGCTTTTCACCAGGCGCAGTTTCCTC AGTATGTAATGGATGTGCTGATGCACCAGAACTTCAAGGAGCCAACGGCGATCCAGTCTCAGGGCTTCCCTGTGGCCTTGAGTGGTAGGGACATGGTGGGGATCGCCCAGACCGGCTCTGGAAAGACACTGGCT TACCTTCTTCCTGCTATTGTACACATCAACCACCAGCCCTATCTGGAGAGAGGAGATGGTCCAATT TGTCTGGTGCTCGCCCCGACCCGAGAGCTGGCTCAGCAGGTTCAACAGGTTGCTTATGAATATGGCAAGTCTTCTCGTATCAAAAGCACCTGTGTCTATGGGGGTGCACCCAAAGGACCACAGATTCGAGACCTTGAGAGAG GTGTTGAGATCTGTATTGCCACACCTGGTCGCCTCATTGACTTCTTGGAGTCTGGGAAAACAAACCTGCGGCGCTGCACCTACCTGGTGCTGGATGAGGCTGACCGCATGCTGGACATGGGCTTTGAGCCACAGATTCGCAAGATAGTTGAACAAATCAGG CCTGACAGACAGACCCTGATGTGGAGTGCAACCTGGCCGAAGGAGGTCCGACAGCTCGCTGAGGACTTCCTGAAGGACTACATCCAGATTAATATAGGCGCTCTGGAGCTTAGTGCCAACCACAACATCCTGCAGATTGTCGATGTCTGCATGGAGACTGAAAAGGACAACAA ACTTTttcagctgatggaggagataatggctgaaaaagagaacaaaaccATCATTTTTGTGGAGACAAAGAAGCGCTGTGATGATCTCACCAGGAGGATGAGGCGTGATGG GTGGCCAGCCATGTGTATCCATGGAGACAAAAGCCAGCCAGAAAGAGACTGGGTACTCACTG AATTTCGGAGTGGTAAAGCTCCTATTCTGATCGCTACCGATGTGGCCTCTCGTGGTCTGG ATGTGGAAGATGTCAAGTTCGTCATCAATTATGACTATCCCAGCTCTTCTGAGGATTACGTCCATCGTATTGGACGTACAGCCCGCAGTACCAACAAGGGCACCGCCTACACCTTCTTCACCCCAGGGAACTTACGACAGGCCCGAGACCTCGTCCGGGTGTTGGCTGAGGCCCGGCAGGCCATCAATCCTAAACTGCTTCAGCTCGTGGATTCAGGgcgaggtggaggaggaggag GTGGCAGAATGCGTTACCGTggcagcagctccaacaacccTAACCTTATGTATCAGGAAGAGTGTGATCGCCGCATGCGCCCTGGCGGTGGCGGCAGCAGCAAAGACAGCCGCGGGGGCTTCAACCGTGACAGCCGTAACAGCCGTGATGGAGACCgttccacttcctcctcctcttcctcctacaGGGACAGAAGCAGGGATCGAAGGAATAGCTACAACTCGGGCTCAGATCAGTACCAGAGTTACGGCAGCAGCGGGGGCTACAACTCCCGCAGCGGAGGCCAGTCCGGTGGAGGCGGAGGTCAGAATCAGCCTAGCCAGCCGCAGGGTCAGTTTGGccagcctcctcctccaggcCCTCCTTCAGCAGGAGGACCGCAGCCCCTGATGGCTCAGCAGTTTGCTCCAACTCAGCCACCACTCATGGGCTTCATGGGACAACCGCCTTACCCATTTGcctctccaccccctcctcctccaggcccTCCACCTCCCCGGAAGTAG
- the ntan1 gene encoding protein N-terminal asparagine amidohydrolase, translated as MPLFIQNRELGRINSTAELFDKCPHLQENGRAFRSKPLVDVDPKCLLYVQQREFAATTPADNCVSVIGSDDATTCHLVALRHTGSGAVCLAHCDGSSTWSEVPLLVKAVMSLSSVSKEGRLELHLVGGFNDESKTSHKLSLNILAAFHKQKEDIHLETCCITEINDTVVEGNHRPVVYGIGVNVKTGDVFPSSFTHKGPAEELRSARTFTGGQMADIYDSSRGLVKIGPCKWSPNLDIAFWLSQDDDTILKYLSTSPMAEPPHFVQHMKSTIHFLLQHPNSDSLFPGGQPQLYHRAESGDWVRVDKSYSATPISSQP; from the exons ATGcctttgtttattcaaaatagaGAACTTGGGCGCATAAACTCGACAGCGGAACTGTTCGACAAATGTCCACATTTACAG GAAAATGGAAGAGCATTTCGCTCCAAGCCACTTGTTGATGTCGACCCAAAGTGCCTCTTGTATGTCCAACAAAGAGAGTTTGCTGCAACAACACCAGCAGACA ACTGTGTTTCAGTAATTGGATCCGATGATGCCACCACCTGCCATTTGGTCGCGCTCCGACACACTG GAAGTGGAGCTGTTTGCCTTGCTCACTGTGATGGTTCCAGCACCTGGTCTGAAGTCCCGCTCCTTGTGAAAGCTGTCATGTCACTGAGTAGCGTCAGTAAGGAGGGCAG ACTTGAGCTCCATCTTGTCGGGGGATTTAACGATGAGTCAAAAACATCCCATAAACTCAGCCTTAACATTCTGG CAGCGTTCCATAAACAGAAAGAAGATATTCATCTGGAAACATGTTGCATCACAG AAATTAACGACACTGTCGTTGAGGGAAATCATAGGCCTGTAGTATATGGAATAG gtgtaaatgttaaaacaggGGACGTGTTCCCTTCATCATTTACACATAAAGGACCAGCAGAGGAGCTGCGATCTGCAAGGACCTTCACTGGGGGACAG ATGGCTGATATATATGACTCAAGCCGAGGACTGGTTAAAATCGGCCCTTGCAAGTGGTCTCCCAATCTGGATATTGCCTTCTGGTTGTCACAAGATGATGACACAATTTTAAAG TACCTGTCCACCTCTCCGATGGCTGAACCACCTCATTTTGTCCAGCACATGAAGTCCACCATCCACTTTCTTTTACAACACCCTAACTCCGATAGCCTGTTCCCCGGAGGTCAGCCACAGCTCTACCACAGGGCTGAGTCAGGGGACTGGGTGAGGGTTGACAAGTCATATAGCGCTACTCCTATCTCCTCTCAACCTTAA